TTTTGAAATATTAATCTTATATGCTGAATATCAGTATATTACACAATTTTTTTGATTTATTTATGAACAATTTATTTAACAATTTTAATAGCACAACGGGTTAGTTTAATTATTTAAGTGTTATAATTAATGGTGCGAGTTCGTATCTATTACCGGTAGTATCACTGCAGATGATATATTCAATATAAACTTTTTCGCCGGGGTTTTTAGTTAACAATATTTTTTTTTGTTGCTCAGTGAACTTATTGCTATGGCTATTAATTTGGACAAGGTCATTATTACTATTTACTTTTGCAGTCAAAGTAAATTCAATGATTACATAATTGGAATCAGCAGTTAAAACAGAATCTTTACACAATTCCACTGCTTTAATTTCTCCATTATTAACACCATTTATAAATGCGGTAGTTACATATTTTTTCCCATTGTTTGGGTTATTATTTTGTGCTGTTGCAACACATGCAAAACACAAGAATAAAATTGATGAGAAATATTTTATATAAACTTTCAACATTTTTTTTTTGTAAAATAAAATACATTTTAATAAAAGCCAAAATTATTTATTCAGGAACGGAAAACTGTAGCCGGTTATTCCAAGTTCTTTTACTAATTGAATAATGTCTTTTTGAAGGGATTCATTGATTGCAAGCCCTTTGTTTTTTCGTTCCAGCCATGCCAGGTGTTCTTTTTCTCCGGCGGTATAAATGCGGTTTTGCCCGGGCATTTTTTTTGAAGCGCGCAGCTCGCGTAAAATATTGCCTGTAATATGTTTAAACTCTTCAGGTTCGGTAAAGGCGCTGATGTCAATGGCAATAAAAAAATGTCCGAGCGGGTAGGGGACTTTTTTCCCGTTTTCATATCCCAGCAGCATTTTCATATAGCTGCCGCTTTGCAGGGCTGCAGAAAGTATTTCCACCACGGCAGCATAGCCATAACCTTTATAGCCAGCTGTATCTTCTCCCACACCTCCCAAAGGCGCCAGCGCTGCCTTCTCGGCTACCAGGTCTTTGAGAATTTCCTGAGCATTGGTTTTTGATTCTCCGTTTTCATCAATCACCCAGCCTTTAGGCACATCCTTTCCCTGCCGCGCATACAATTCTATTTTTCCTCGTTGTGTAACAGAAGTGGCGCAATCCAGCAAAAAGGGAAAATCTTCATCCGTTGGCATGCCGAAGGTCAGAGGGTTTGTCCCCAACATGTTTTCCACACCAAAAGTTGGTGCAATAGAAGGACGGGCATTGGTTCCCGTAATACCTATCATATTTTCTTTGGCGGCCATCAGCGCATAATACCCGGCAATGCCGTAATGTGTGGAGTTGCGAACCGCCACCATTCCCATGCCGGTTTTTTTTGCTTTGTCAATGGCAATTTGCATGGAGCGTTTTGCAATGACATGCCCCATGCCGTTATGCCCGTCAACCACAGCGGTGGCGGGACTTTCCCTAACAACTTCAAAATTGGTAACAGGATTTAAAATGCCCTCTTTGATACGGTCAAAATATATCGGTTTCAGTCGGTTAAAACCATGTGAGTCAATGCCGGATTTATCAGCGGTGATAAGTACTTCGGCGCATATTTTTGCATCATATTCCGGTACGCCGACTTTTATAAGAACTTCAGCCATGAAGCGTTCCATGATGTTGAAGTCAACGAAGTGTGTTTTTTGTGGAGTCATGTTTTTTTATTTTGATACGTATTTTTTTGCTATTAGCCATTAGCCATTGACTTGTTGCTTTTGGCCATTAGCTATTGGCTCTTGGCTCGTGGCCATTAGCTATTGGCTCTTGGCTCGTGGCCATTAGCTATTGGCTCTTGGCTCGTGGCCATTGGCTCTTGGCTCTTAGCTCGTGGCCATTGGCTAGTGGCTAGTGGCTAGTGGCTAGTGGCTATTTTTATTGTAGGGCAAAGGTAAAATTTTATTGTTGGAGGTATTGTTTTAAATGTGAATAAAAAAATCATTCAAAAAATAATAATAAGTAAAATTTGTGTAATTTTATGATTGGAAATTATTGCCGTTGTATCCTGTTGCTAAATTTGTAGATACTTATTTAGTTGAATATGTGCACTTTAAGTTGTTAAAATTAAGTAAATGCAATAAAGAACTAAAGTGAAAATATACGTAATACGCTAACACAGGTGTTGTGCTGTATAATATTAAGACTCTAATACATTAACTAAAGGAATTTACTAATAATTAAAAGTTATTGAGATATGGATGAAAAAATTATTTGGAGCATTGGTTTTGTGCTAATAGTCATACTATTATGTGTTTTAAAACCTAACATTGGCCGAATTTTTCTTGGGATTTTTTATTTGATAATGGCAATAGGGATTAATATAGTTAATGCAATTACCAATCCGCAATCTACTATTCAAATGGGAGAGGCTTCACTCCTGAAGTTCTATAGAACAATATTTTCTGAAATTGTATCAAAGGCTCCTGAATTTTTTATCTTAGTTATAGCATTATTTCAGATTACTATGGGATTATTGATTCTTAATAAGCATAAAAAAGTAAAACTTGGACTAATTGGAACATCAATTTTTTTAATTCTTATAACTCCATTTGGTTATATTCAGATACCTTGGTTAGGAATTGCTGCAATACAGCTATATTTGTTGAGAAAGGATTTTGATAAAACTTTTATTGAAATCATTGGCTCAGCTTTTCATAGATAAAAAAGTATTAATTATGCGCCATAACACACACTTGGAAATAACTGGGCAGTAACGTACAACTTGACAATTAATACAACGTTCAAATATTTCAGTGGTTTAACACCAACTGCTACTAAATGCCCAGCTATTCCAAACGCCAATCATTACAAAATATTATGAAAAAATATATATCATTAACTTTAATACTTGCAATCACTTTTTCATGTTCAGATAAAATTGAAAAGGTGAATTTTAATTTTACGATCTCAGAACCATGCATGATTTTAAATTATGAACTTGACAATACAGTTGAAGGTAATTATATTTTAACAGAAGAGTTTCTGGACAATGATTCCAGTTTAATCATCAAAAACTTAAAAAAACTTTCTTTAGATTCTCTTTCAATTGAGAATTGGGTAATTGGTTGGGGTAGCAATAAGCCCTTGTTTGATGCAGGAGTGGAAAATATACGACAAATAAAAAAAATTGATTTTGACAAAAATAAAATATTCCTTGGGAAACTAATAAGAGGAACTGGATTTCCTGAAAAAAAACAGAGAGTTGTTTTATGGAATACAGCTCCTTCAGGCTTTAAAAATCACCTTAAAAAGCCAATAATTAATCCGAAAATATGGCCTCAATTCAGTGGTGAGAGCATAGGTTTTTCATCCATAGAATATGATAGCTTATTAAGAAAGTGGGTAATGATAGTAAATGAGGTTGACATCTCAAAGATTCAGATATACGCGGCTGTTTCAGATGATTTAGTGAACTGGGATGCAGCTAATGAAGGTGCCCCAATTCTGTCTGTTTCTGATTTTAAAAATTGTATTTGGGCAGGAATAGACAAATCAGGAAAAAACAAACAAACTCCATTTGTCTCTGATATTGTTCGAAATAACAATATCTGGTATTTATTTCTGGATGGGTATAGCTCTGACGGGAAAAGGCATATAGGTATGGCAACATCTAAGACCTCTTTAATCGGACCATTCGAGATATCTAAAAATCCCATTTTATCACCAGGTCGAAAAGGTGATTGGAATGATGAATCTGTATTTTATGCGAAAGTAAAAAAATATAAGGATGGATTTATTATGTTTTACGATGGAAGAAATTCTAAAGGCTATGAGAGAGTAGGTATGGCTTTTTCAAATGATTTAACTAGTTGGACTAATTCCGATAATAACCCTGTATTGGATCAGCATTATGGCTGGAGAAGCTCTGTCGGTTGTTCAGAGCCAAATTATATCGAAATAAGAGGCGACAGTATTTTCTTAATGGTAGCAGGTGTTAAGAAATTTAAAATGGGAGCTTGGCACCATTACATAACAAAACGAATGTATTTAGACAAATCAGGGAATGTTGATGATGCTCAATTGGGAGTCTATCTCTCAACTGATGGTGGTAACACTTTCAATCCTCATATAAATAACCCAATTTTTGTAAATGATTATTCTAACAAATACGAAAATGAACACATGGGGGGAAACTTTAAATTAATACAAACTGACACTGCTGAATTTATAATTTATCAAGCAAAATCCTCTTACGAAGGTTTAAAGTATAATATTTTATTAAGAATGCGCAAAAAGAAATAATGTTTTGTAACAGCGTGTATTTGGCAATAGCGGGTGAAGTGGTAAATAGAAAGTATATGCTTCTAAGAAACATTGTGCAAAACGGAAAGTGAAGTGCTTCTAATCCGCTATTGCCACATACGCGTGAACCGTTATTTCGGAAACTTAAAATAAACCATATTTATGGTTATGGTTTTGTTTTTACCGGGATATAAAAAATTGGTCTGGGCAAAGGAAGGCGGGCCAAGGTTGCTGGCTATATTATTTGAAAACCCGTAGCCTTCCGTGGGGATATTCATTTTATTCGTATTCAGGATACCGTTATTATCTTCGTCATGAAATACGGCCACTGCATAAAGGCCTTTGGGTAAGGAGTCGAAAGGAATCATCATACTGAATGCGTTCACAGGGATAATCATTCCTTTGAAAATCGGCCCTTTATTCATAAAGCTGTTCATGTTGTTGAAAATAGCAATATTGATGGTGCCGATTATTTTAGTGATATTCTTAACAAAAATATTCAGTTTACCGTGCAGGGAGTCAAACACAGGAATGCTGTCTTTTATACTAATAATAGGTACAGGCGGGGGAAAAATATTTTCTGTGTTTTGCGGATTGCTGTCGCCGGGCAACACAGGGAAATTCTGACCGTATGACAGGCTTATTGCCATGAACAGAAGAACCGAAAGTGTTATTTTATGTTGCAAAAAAAACATATCAAATAATGCAGATGCAAAATTACAAAATTAAATTGAAATTTTTAAGCCGTCATAAGCAAGGGACACATGCTCAGGTAGTTTTTTTTCTATGTCGCTGTGTTTTCCCATCAGGTGGCTGATATGTGTCAGGTATGCTTTTTTCGGTTGAAGTTCCTCAATCAAAAATAATGCCTGTTCCAGATTATAATGCGAATGATGTGGTTTTATGCGTAATGCGTTGACGGCCAGAACATCAAGCTGCAGTAACTTTTTCTTTTCCCGGATATGGATGTCGCTGGCATCGGTCAGGTAAGCAAAAGAACCGATACGGTATCCGAAAATCTTAAGCATATAATGTTTGGCTTCAACCGGTATGATGTTAATTCCTTTTACGGTAAACGCTTCGTTACGGATATCATGTTGAATGATTTTGGGAACGCCCGGGTATTTGTTTTTGCTGAACACATAATCAAATTCTCTTCTGATGATACGGTTTACCGAAGCCCGTGCATAAACATCCATGGCGCAGTTTTGTATAAAATTGAAAGCCCTGATATCATCGAGGCCGGCAGTATGGTCTTTATGCTCATGGGTAAGGATAACGGCGTCAAGTTTTTTTACTTTTTCGCGCAGCATTTGCTGGCGGAAATCCGGTCCGGTGTCAATA
This Bacteroidales bacterium DNA region includes the following protein-coding sequences:
- a CDS encoding Ldh family oxidoreductase, which gives rise to MTPQKTHFVDFNIMERFMAEVLIKVGVPEYDAKICAEVLITADKSGIDSHGFNRLKPIYFDRIKEGILNPVTNFEVVRESPATAVVDGHNGMGHVIAKRSMQIAIDKAKKTGMGMVAVRNSTHYGIAGYYALMAAKENMIGITGTNARPSIAPTFGVENMLGTNPLTFGMPTDEDFPFLLDCATSVTQRGKIELYARQGKDVPKGWVIDENGESKTNAQEILKDLVAEKAALAPLGGVGEDTAGYKGYGYAAVVEILSAALQSGSYMKMLLGYENGKKVPYPLGHFFIAIDISAFTEPEEFKHITGNILRELRASKKMPGQNRIYTAGEKEHLAWLERKNKGLAINESLQKDIIQLVKELGITGYSFPFLNK
- a CDS encoding DUF2141 domain-containing protein — translated: MQHKITLSVLLFMAISLSYGQNFPVLPGDSNPQNTENIFPPPVPIISIKDSIPVFDSLHGKLNIFVKNITKIIGTINIAIFNNMNSFMNKGPIFKGMIIPVNAFSMMIPFDSLPKGLYAVAVFHDEDNNGILNTNKMNIPTEGYGFSNNIASNLGPPSFAQTNFLYPGKNKTITINMVYFKFPK
- a CDS encoding MBL fold metallo-hydrolase, whose translation is MYVTFLGTGTSQGVPVITCNCETCLSDDPRDKRLRSSLLVETSEVTFVIDTGPDFRQQMLREKVKKLDAVILTHEHKDHTAGLDDIRAFNFIQNCAMDVYARASVNRIIRREFDYVFSKNKYPGVPKIIQHDIRNEAFTVKGINIIPVEAKHYMLKIFGYRIGSFAYLTDASDIHIREKKKLLQLDVLAVNALRIKPHHSHYNLEQALFLIEELQPKKAYLTHISHLMGKHSDIEKKLPEHVSLAYDGLKISI